The Spartinivicinus poritis genome has a window encoding:
- a CDS encoding HD-GYP domain-containing protein yields MGKGTKLKFKAKSVEEAQGKSRLQPWKILLVDDDEDVHVATKIALSGLVYKQRSLSFISAYTAEEAKEKVEEHTDIALAFVDVVMETESAGLDFVEWLRKVHQTKDIRVVLRTGQPGQAPEKNVVLDYGINDYKDKSELTAERLLTSTITGLRGYDDIIAIKKLLAIMDWNQKAIVYAMATLCESRDHRLGSHVQRVAAMSKAIAQKLMEMRIENVDEHFIELVELAATLHDTGKIAVPDSILNARRSLTTKEFEIMKTHSVVGYQTLEGASHFVQEAGLLGMAKEIAHYHHEHWDGNGYPDGLIGRAIPLPARIVAVADVFDALRAQRPYKPPWPFQKAFVEVSEESGSHFDPTVVRAFMEVAADVDSKQVYESFN; encoded by the coding sequence ATGGGAAAGGGAACAAAACTAAAGTTTAAGGCAAAAAGTGTAGAAGAGGCTCAGGGTAAAAGCAGGCTTCAACCCTGGAAAATATTATTAGTCGATGATGATGAAGATGTACATGTTGCAACTAAAATTGCTTTAAGTGGTTTAGTGTATAAACAGCGCAGTCTATCATTTATTAGTGCATATACAGCTGAAGAGGCAAAGGAAAAGGTTGAAGAACATACAGATATTGCTTTAGCTTTTGTTGATGTTGTAATGGAAACAGAAAGTGCAGGGCTTGATTTTGTTGAGTGGTTACGCAAGGTGCATCAAACCAAAGACATACGTGTTGTATTAAGGACTGGCCAACCAGGTCAAGCACCAGAAAAAAATGTTGTATTAGATTATGGCATTAATGACTACAAGGATAAGTCAGAACTGACCGCCGAAAGACTACTGACATCTACTATAACAGGGCTTCGGGGGTATGATGATATAATAGCAATCAAAAAATTGCTTGCTATTATGGACTGGAATCAAAAAGCGATAGTTTATGCTATGGCTACTTTATGTGAGAGTCGTGACCACCGGCTAGGTTCTCATGTGCAACGAGTAGCGGCGATGAGCAAAGCAATTGCACAAAAGCTGATGGAAATGAGGATAGAAAATGTAGATGAACATTTTATTGAGTTAGTTGAACTTGCTGCCACCCTTCATGATACAGGTAAAATTGCAGTTCCTGATTCTATTTTAAATGCACGACGGTCGTTGACAACTAAAGAGTTTGAGATCATGAAAACCCACTCAGTAGTAGGGTATCAAACTCTAGAAGGTGCTAGTCATTTTGTGCAAGAAGCTGGGCTATTAGGTATGGCTAAAGAGATTGCTCATTATCATCATGAGCATTGGGATGGCAACGGCTACCCGGATGGATTAATAGGTAGGGCAATTCCATTACCAGCAAGAATTGTTGCAGTGGCTGATGTATTTGATGCTTTAAGGGCTCAGCGACCTTATAAACCTCCTTGGCCATTTCAAAAAGCATTCGTTGAAGTGAGTGAAGAGAGCGGCTCTCATTTTGATCCAACAGTCGTACGAGCATTTATGGAAGTTGCTGCAGATGTCGACTCCAAACAAGTTTATGAATCCTTTAATTAA